The following coding sequences lie in one Syngnathoides biaculeatus isolate LvHL_M chromosome 16, ASM1980259v1, whole genome shotgun sequence genomic window:
- the grin2ca gene encoding glutamate receptor, ionotropic, N-methyl D-aspartate 2Ca, whose translation MGVHLSASLWWPLLLLLLYSATSCCSGRPFGIPAPAVNVAVVFSGSAYQAEIKGRLSRENFMDLPLEVNPITVLVNNTNPRALLTRICDTLSTNRVHGVVFEDNVGSEAVAQILDFISTQTGVPIVGISGGSAVVLPYKAEGSNFLQLGSSIEQQINGMFKVMEEYNWDSFVVITSLYPGYETYVDYVKAYIDSSYFIWELQDVLTFDMSADATNDIRARRLLQQIDAQVLLVYCSHEEAQYLFTMAADAGLVGPGYIWIIPSLALGNPDMSPPDSFPVGLISIITDRWRMSLRKRVRDGVAIVVKGVQSYRKQRGFSPEGQNDCHNPVKTMSTNETLFRHMLNVTWEHNDFSFNANGYLVNPAMNIITLDRERQWDKVGTYEMSILQMRYPVWPRYGSYLEPVSDYRHLTVATLEERPFVIVEAVDPLTGTCVSNTVPCRRQSNKTEAIVGHTEPYTKLCCKGFCIDILKKLSRNIKFSYDLYLVTNGKHGKLVRGIWNGMIGEVFYKRADMAIGSLTINEERSEIIDFSVPFVETGISVMVARSNGTVSPSAFLEPYSPAVWVMMFVMCLTVVAITVFVFEYCSPVGYNRSLVTAKDPGGPTFTIGKSVWLLWGIVFNNSVPIENPKGTTSKIMVLVWAFFAVIFLASYTANLAAFMIQEQYIDTVSGLSDKKFQKPQEQYPPFRFGTVPNGSTERNIRSNYPEMHSHMVKYNQKGVEDALNSLKTGKLDAFIYDAAVLNYMAGKDEGCKLVTIGSGKVFATTGYGIALQKDSRWKRPIDLALLQFLADGDTQKLQTVWLTGICRNEKKEVMSSKLDIDNMAGVFYMLLVAMGLSLLVFAWEHLLYWRLRHSVRKSDRLDFLLAISRGIYSCFNGVEQTDRNGSIQSPDVTSNYSQANMLKMLKTAKDMVSSARVENSLDSATKTLESWSRRGTADNTRGGLPPRVGTNADVAHCRLPYIASITDNHSPYPVRSRTPTFPVHYGDAVAQPLLDKPRVITRPTPLRYTLPARHNLLERTLPISSLSSPHLAIPDVSPSPSVQPHQANRLYVGNPVRHPASPFVTYREIQVPNVYMEHKFPLRRKLSYPPDCGGRRRHSYVFDAPDLRSRADYDEPRSCLAELRANQLMKNHAPDTTQGHYPCAATGHYPGATPGHYPSAAASCNSCMKSYPEPEMDDVPLLGKDKLNRRASFLKATWGNERIRQVDETKPSTSTSPRTDMPDLFPRVVVPANAKSHKLYGSLGHNLSCYPLAAEPAYLDPAHMGSYPYKQKLKYSDTTRLPSYREAILQNTAGLRRSSSTLVHRQYSTYLNSYSDLPVYVAPPPTQFYNSPKDMCHLFPCATHCPEHAIARPVAYQNSMFGVEREEPILAGRERRQVLVARRVNSPFVPKPWGRVSSLESEV comes from the exons GCGGAGGGCTCCAACTTCCTGCAGCTAGGCTCATCCATAGAGCAGCAAATAAATGGCATGTTCAAGGTAATGGAGGAATACAACTGGGACAGCTTCGTAGTCATCACCAGCCTGTATCCAGGCTACGAGACCTACGTGGATTATGTTAAGGCCTATATCGATAGCAGCTACTTCATATGGGAGCTCCAGGATGTTCTGACATTCGATATGTCAGCCGACGCCACCAATGACATCCGAGCGCGACGTCTGCTGCAGCAGATCGACGCCCAGGTGCTCCTGGTTTATTGTTCCCATGAAGAGGCCCAGTATCTCTTCACCATGGCGGCCGATGCTGGACTGGTGGGGCCGGGCTACATCTGGATTATTCCCAGTTTGGCCCTGGGCAACCCGGACATGTCGCCACCCGACAGTTTCCCAGTGGGGCTCATCAGCATCATCACTGACCGCTGGAGGATGAGCCTGAGAAAGAGAGTACGGGATGGCGTGGCCATTGTTGTGAAAGGCGTGCAGAGTTACCGCAAGCAGAGGGGCTTCTCTCCAGAGGGACAAAACGACTGCCACAATCCCGTCAAGACTATGTCTACCAATGAGACGCTCTTCAG GCACATGCTGAACGTCACCTGGGAGCACAATGACTTCTCCTTCAACGCCAACGGCTACTTGGTGAACCCAGCAATGAACATCATCACTCTGGACCGAGAGAGGCAGTGGGACAAG GTGGGGACTTACGAGATGAGCATACTCCAGATGAGGTACCCAGTGTGGCCCCGCTATGGTTCCTACCTGGAGCCCGTTTCAGACTACAGGCACCTGACAGTGGCCACGCTGGAGGAGCGCCCCTTTGTCATCGTAGAAGCCGTGGACCCCCTGACAGGAACCTGCGTCAGCAACACGGTGCCGTGCCGACGACAGTCCAACAAGACCGAGGC CATCGTGGGCCACACCGAGCCGTACACTAAGCTGTGCTGCAAAGGCTTCTGCATCGACATCCTCAAAAAGCTGTCGCGCAATATCAAGTTCTCCTACGATCTCTACCTGGTCACCAACGGCAAGCACGGCAAGCTGGTGCGTGGCATCTGGAATGGCATGATTGGCGAG GTCTTCTACAAACGTGCCGACATGGCCATCGGCTCGCTGACCATAAACGAAGAACGCTCAGAGATTATTGACTTCTCAGTGCCATTTGTGGAGACCGGCATCAGTGTCATGGTGGCCAGGAGTAACGGCACCGTCTCGCCGTCTGCCTTCCTAG AGCCCTACAGTCCGGCCGTGTGGGTGATGATGTTCGTCATGTGTCTCACCGTGGTGGCTATTACCGTATTCGTCTTCGAATACTGCAGCCCAGTGGGGTACAACCGCAGTCTGGTGACGGCTAAAG ACCCCGGAGGTCCCACCTTCACCATTGGGAAGTCGGTCTGGCTTCTGTGGGGAATCGTGTTCAACAACTCAGTACCCATCGAAAACCCCAAGGGGACCACCAGTAAGATCATGGTACTGGTGTGGGCCTTCTTCGCCgtcatcttcctggcatcctaCACGGCCAACCTGGCCGCCTTCATGATCCAGGAGCAGTACATTGACACCGTGTCCGGACTGAGCGACAAGAAG TTCCAAAAGCCTCAAGAGCAATACCCTCCATTTCGCTTCGGAACGGTGCCCAACGGCAGCACGGAGCGAAACATCCGCAGCAACTACCCCGAGATGCACTCGCACATGGTCAAATACAACCAGAAAGGTGTCGAGGATGCGCTAAACAGCCTCAAGACCGG GAAGCTGGACGCCTTCATCTATGACGCCGCAGTGCTCAATTACATGGCGGGTAAAGACGAGGGCTGTAAACTGGTGACCATTGGCAGCGGCAAAGTGTTCGCCACCACCGGATACGGCATCGCCCTGCAGAAGGACTCGCGATGGAAAAGACCCATCGACCTGGCCCTGCTACAGTTCCTGGCTGACG GCGACACTCAGAAGCTGCAGACCGTGTGGCTGACAGGCATCTGCCGCAACGAGAAGAAGGAAGTTATGAGCAGCAAGCTGGACATCGACAACATGGCGGGCGTATTCTACATGCTGCTGGTGGCCATGGGCCTCAGCCTCTTGGTCTTTGCCTGGGAGCATCTGCTCTACTGGAGGCTGCGACACTCGGTGCGAAAGTCTGACCGCCTCGACTTTCTCCTGGCCATCAGCAGG GGCATCTACAGCTGTTTCAACGGTGTGGAGCAGACAGATCGCAATGGCAGCATCCAGAGTCCCGACGTCACCAGCAACTACTCACAGGCTAACATGCTAAAGATGCTAAAGACAGCCAAGGATATGGTGTCGTCCGCCCGAGTGGAGAACTCTCTGGACAGCGCCACCAAGACCTTGGAGAGCTGGAGCCGCCGGGGGACAGCCGACAACACCCGGGGAGGCCTCCCACCCCGCGTGGGCACCAATGCAGATGTGGCACACTGCCGCCTGCCCTACATAGCCAGCATCACCGACAACCACTCCCCATACCCTGTCAGAAGCCGCACTCCTACGTTCCCCGTCCATTATGGAGACGCTGTTGCCCAGCCCCTATTGGACAAACCGCGGGTGATCACCCGGCCCACGCCACTGCGCTATACACTCCCCGCCCGCCATAACCTCTTAGAGAGGACACTGCCTATCTCCAGCCTCAGTAGCCCCCACCTCGCCATTCCCGATGTGTCACCCAGCCCTTCCGTCCAGCCCCACCAAGCTAATCGTCTCTACGTGGGAAACCCGGTTCGGCACCCAGCATCCCCGTTTGTCACCTACCGGGAAATCCAGGTCCCCAATGTCTACATGGAGCATAAATTCCCCCTGAGGAGGAAGCTGAGTTACCCCCCTGACTGTGGGGGCCGTAGGAGGCACAGCTATGTGTTCGACGCACCGGACCTGAGATCAAGGGCCGACTATGATGAGCCGCGATCCTGTCTGGCTGAGCTGCGGGCCAACCAGCTAATGAAAAACCATGCCCCAGACACCACCCAGGGACACTATCCTTGTGCAGCAACAGGACACTACCCGGGTGCTACACCGGGACATTACCCAAGTGCCGCTGCCAGCTGTAACTCCTGCATGAAGTCATATCCTGAACCCGAGATGGATGACGTTCCTCTGTTGGGCAAAGATAAACTCAACCGCAGAGCCTCTTTCCTCAAAGCCACCTGGGGCAATGAACGCATCCGGCAGGTGGATGAGACCAAACCGTCCACTTCCACGTCACCCCGCACCGACATGCCCGACCTATTTCCTCGGGTAGTGGTGCCGGCCAATGCCAAGTCCCACAAGCTGTATGGCAGCCTGGGGCACAACCTGTCCTGCTACCCTCTGGCTGCTGAACCTGCCTACTTGGACCCGGCTCACATGGGGTCATACCCTTACAAGCAGAAACTCAAGTACTCCGACACCACCCGGCTGCCGTCATATCGGGAGGCCATACTGCAGAACACTGCCGGCTTGCGCCGGTCATCGTCCACGTTGGTGCACAGACAATACTCCACCTACCTGAACTCTTACTCAGACCTTCCGGTCTACGTTGCACCGCCCCCGACCCAGTTCTACAACAGCCCCAAAGACATGTGCCACCTGTTCCCGTGCGCCACCCACTGCCCGGAACATGCCATTGCACGGCCCGTGGCTTACCAGAACAGTATGTTTGGGGTCGAGCGGGAGGAGCCTATTTTGGCAGGCAGGGAACGACGTCAGGTGTTGGTTGCGCGCCGGGTGAACAGTCCGTTTGTGCCAAAACCCTGGGGGAGGGTCTCTAGCCTGGAATCGGaggtgtga